Below is a genomic region from Pseudomonadota bacterium.
CACCGGAAGCTACCTTAAAAGGAATACGTAAATTAGTGTCAGAAGTTGTTGCAGATATGGAAGCCAACGATGAGTCTATACCGGAGCCTATTGCTTGTCGGCAGTATAGTGGCAAGTTTATGGTCAGAATTCCTCCGGAGGTTCATCGCAATCTTGCTATCCGAGCGGCTGAATCCGGAATCAGTATTAATCGTGTTGTCAGTTCAATATTAAG
It encodes:
- a CDS encoding type II toxin-antitoxin system HicB family antitoxin — protein: MALKNDRYTYRVTWSENDNEHVGLCAEFPSLSWLSATPEATLKGIRKLVSEVVADMEANDESIPEPIACRQYSGKFMVRIPPEVHRNLAIRAAESGISINRVVSSILSQ